From one Mycobacterium colombiense CECT 3035 genomic stretch:
- a CDS encoding MbtH family protein, with product MPLNPFDDDNGSFFVLVNNEEQHSLWPTFTVIPAGWRVVFGEADRATCLHYIEETWPDIRAKSLRDTLTAPVRDQ from the coding sequence TTGCCGCTCAATCCGTTTGATGACGACAATGGCAGTTTTTTCGTCTTGGTCAATAACGAAGAACAACACAGTCTTTGGCCAACATTCACTGTCATTCCCGCCGGTTGGAGAGTAGTTTTTGGAGAAGCCGACCGCGCCACCTGCCTGCATTACATCGAAGAAACCTGGCCCGATATACGGGCGAAAAGTCTGCGCGACACGCTGACCGCTCCGGTTCGTGATCAATAA